The proteins below are encoded in one region of Helianthus annuus cultivar XRQ/B chromosome 2, HanXRQr2.0-SUNRISE, whole genome shotgun sequence:
- the LOC110927190 gene encoding uncharacterized protein LOC110927190 — translation MVTAHVSRNMFNIGFLLFFVLFLDLALLSCARQQPASRQKLQVHKHLKRLNKKPVKSIESPDGDIIDCVHISHQPAFDHPFLKDHKIQMRPNYHPEGLYDETKMNTESKQRENSIHQLWQVNGMCPEDTIPIRRTKEEDVLRASSVKMHGRKKHKSIAVPRSVPKSADPDIDNESGRSQALT, via the exons ATGGTTACTGCGCACGTTAGCAGAAACATGTTCAACATAGGGTTTCTACTCTTCTTTGTCTTGTTTCTGGATCTGGCCTTGCTATCTTGCGCCAGGCAACAACCAGCTTCAAGACAGAAGCTTCAAGTTCATAAACACTTGAAACGCCTCAACAAAAAACCAGTTAAATCCATTGAG AGCCCAGATGGGGATATTATTGATTGTGTACACATCTCTCACCAGCCAGCTTTTGATCATCCATTTCTCAAAGATCATAAAATACAG ATGAGGCCTAACTATCACCCTGAGGGGCTGTATGATGAGACCAAGATGAACACAGAGTCAAAACAAAGAGAAAACAGCATCCACCAACTGTGGCAGGTGAATGGCATGTGCCCTGAAGACACCATACCAATAAGAAGAACAAAAGAAGAAGATGTTTTGAGAGCAAGTTCTGTTAAAATGCATGGAAGAAAGAAGCATAAAAGCATTGCTGTGCCTAGAAGTGTCCCTAAATCTGCTGATCCTGATATTGATAATGAAAGTGGTCGGTCACAAGCCTTGACTTGA